The Methanococcus voltae PS genomic interval AAAAATTATAGATATTGAAGAAATTATTTCGCTTGTAAAAAAATAAATAGAATATTATTTATTATAAATTAAATAACTTAAATAACTTAAATAAATTACATCATATACGTTAAAATAAAAAAGATTGTAATATAATTATACAAATAGATAATAATATGGAATAATGTTAATAGGTGATAATATGTTAAAAGTTGGTGTTATTGGCGTTGGAATGATGGGTTACAACCACGTTCGAATTTATAAAGAATTAGAAAAAAGTAAAGAAAAAGATATAAAACTAGTAGGCGTTTCAGATACTAATGAGGAAAGAGTTAACGAAATAGCAAAAGAATTCGATACAAAGGCTTTCACCGATTACAAGGAGCTTATAAACGAAGGCGTTGACCTTGTTAGTATTGTTGTACCTACGTTCTTACATAAAAAAATTGCAAGTGAATTTATAGAAGCTGGCGTTAATGTACTTGTGGAAAAACCTATTGCAGATAGCATCGAAAATGCAAAGGAACTTATAGCGCTTGCTAAGAAAAATAACGTTAAATTAGCGGTTGGGCACGTTGAAAGGTTTAATCCTGCGATATTAGAACTTAAAAAACATATTGAAAAGGGAGTCTTGGGCGATATCGTTACGATGACTGCCAAGAGGGTTGGACCTATGACTTCA includes:
- a CDS encoding UDP-N-acetylglucosamine 3-dehydrogenase, whose translation is MLKVGVIGVGMMGYNHVRIYKELEKSKEKDIKLVGVSDTNEERVNEIAKEFDTKAFTDYKELINEGVDLVSIVVPTFLHKKIASEFIEAGVNVLVEKPIADSIENAKELIALAKKNNVKLAVGHVERFNPAILELKKHIEKGVLGDIVTMTAKRVGPMTSRITDVGVILDLSVHDIDAMHFLCGSKVKDVYAKAKNVKHPSDAEDYALIIASFENNVDGIIETNRLTPHKTRSLSVIGTEGIAYLDYIDQSLTIYDNEWVKKAKIEHSEPLKNELLNVIESVENDVKPLVCGEDGLHALEVALKALKSSK